Proteins from a single region of Crassaminicella profunda:
- the scfA gene encoding six-cysteine ranthipeptide SCIFF, which produces MKHVKTLTKATLKQSAVKGGCGECQTSCQSACKTSCTVANQVCENK; this is translated from the coding sequence ATGAAGCACGTGAAGACATTAACAAAAGCAACATTAAAGCAAAGTGCTGTAAAAGGTGGATGTGGAGAGTGCCAAACTTCATGTCAATCAGCATGTAAAACTTCTTGTACAGTTGCGAATCAAGTATGTGAAAATAAATAA
- a CDS encoding TIGR04086 family membrane protein, translating into MKSNKNIEKSGSIIWVYVKAILAACIFALLIFIIMALLITYTNISETIIPMMASIVMVISTLISGMVVGAKTKRKGWLHGALVGVVYVLLIIFMNWVFVKDFSIGSPALLKSLIGIIAGGIGGMIGVNLK; encoded by the coding sequence GTGAAATCTAATAAGAACATAGAAAAGAGTGGTAGTATCATATGGGTTTATGTAAAGGCTATTCTTGCAGCATGTATTTTTGCACTTTTGATTTTTATCATCATGGCACTGCTTATTACCTATACAAATATCTCAGAAACCATTATACCAATGATGGCTTCAATTGTAATGGTGATCAGCACCTTAATTAGTGGGATGGTTGTAGGTGCTAAGACAAAAAGAAAAGGATGGCTTCATGGTGCATTAGTAGGGGTTGTTTATGTTTTACTAATCATTTTTATGAATTGGGTATTTGTGAAGGATTTTTCCATAGGAAGTCCAGCACTTTTAAAAAGTCTAATAGGGATTATAGCAGGGGGAATAGGTGGAATGATAGGTGTAAATTTGAAATAA
- the yajC gene encoding preprotein translocase subunit YajC: MNQLTSPIFMTVIFIAIFYFLIIRPQKKREKQIKEMRDSLKVGEQISTIGGIFGKISKIKDDTVTIEVGSDKTKLQIARWAVGTVIKKDDVK; this comes from the coding sequence ATGAATCAATTAACTTCGCCGATTTTTATGACGGTCATATTTATTGCTATATTTTACTTCTTGATTATAAGACCTCAGAAGAAAAGGGAGAAACAAATAAAAGAAATGAGAGACAGCTTAAAAGTTGGTGAACAGATTTCAACAATAGGTGGTATATTCGGTAAAATCTCAAAAATTAAGGATGATACTGTAACTATCGAGGTTGGTTCTGACAAAACAAAGCTTCAGATTGCTAGATGGGCAGTTGGTACTGTAATAAAAAAAGATGATGTAAAATAA
- the tgt gene encoding tRNA guanosine(34) transglycosylase Tgt produces the protein MAIKYELIKECKQSGARLGRITTPHGTIETPIFMPVGTQATVKAMTPEELKEIKSQIILSNTYHLYLRPGHKLVEKAGGLHKFMNWDRPILTDSGGFQVFSLGDLRKISEKGVEFRSHLDGSKHFISPEKAIEIENALGADIIMAFDECAPYPADRNYVKNSLERTTRWAKRCKEAHKNPNTQGLFGIIQGGMYKDLREQSAKEIIDLDFPGYAVGGLSVGEPKPLMYEVLEHTTPLMPKDKPRYLMGVGSPDCLIEGAIRGIDMFDCVLPTRIARNGTAMTSVGKVVIKNAKYAEDFMPLDPNCDCYTCKNYSRAYLRHLFKASEILSARLVTYHNLHFLLKLMENVREAIKEDRLLDFRKEFFGKYGYEL, from the coding sequence ATGGCAATAAAATATGAATTAATAAAAGAATGTAAACAAAGTGGAGCAAGACTCGGGAGGATTACTACACCTCATGGGACTATTGAGACGCCAATATTTATGCCTGTAGGCACTCAAGCTACTGTAAAGGCAATGACTCCTGAAGAATTAAAAGAGATAAAGTCTCAAATTATTTTAAGTAATACCTATCATTTATATTTAAGACCAGGACACAAGCTTGTAGAGAAAGCTGGTGGACTTCACAAATTTATGAATTGGGATAGACCTATTTTAACAGATAGTGGTGGATTTCAAGTTTTTAGCTTAGGTGATTTAAGAAAAATTTCAGAAAAAGGTGTAGAATTTAGATCCCATTTAGATGGCTCAAAACATTTCATTAGTCCAGAAAAAGCCATTGAGATAGAAAATGCATTAGGTGCAGATATTATTATGGCTTTTGATGAATGTGCACCTTATCCTGCAGATAGAAACTATGTAAAAAACTCCCTAGAGAGAACAACTAGATGGGCAAAAAGATGTAAAGAAGCTCATAAAAATCCTAATACCCAAGGATTATTTGGAATTATTCAAGGGGGAATGTATAAAGATTTAAGAGAGCAAAGTGCAAAGGAAATAATAGATCTAGATTTTCCAGGATATGCTGTAGGGGGTCTTAGCGTAGGAGAGCCAAAACCGTTGATGTATGAAGTGTTAGAACATACTACACCCCTAATGCCTAAGGATAAACCTAGATATCTTATGGGGGTTGGAAGTCCAGATTGTTTAATAGAAGGGGCTATAAGGGGAATAGATATGTTTGATTGTGTGTTGCCAACTAGAATTGCTAGGAATGGTACAGCAATGACTTCAGTAGGAAAAGTAGTCATAAAAAATGCAAAATATGCAGAAGATTTTATGCCACTAGATCCAAATTGTGATTGTTATACTTGTAAAAATTATTCTAGAGCATATCTAAGACATTTGTTTAAAGCCAGTGAAATATTATCAGCAAGATTAGTGACGTATCATAATCTTCATTTTTTACTAAAATTAATGGAAAATGTGAGAGAAGCTATAAAAGAAGATCGATTACTAGATTTTAGAAAAGAATTTTTTGGGAAATATGGATATGAATTATAA
- the queA gene encoding tRNA preQ1(34) S-adenosylmethionine ribosyltransferase-isomerase QueA, whose product MKKSDFYFDLPEELIAQTPLENRAESKLMTLNKNTGEIEHKRFKNIIEYLNPGDCLVLNNTRVLPARLFGCKENTGGKVEFLLLKRTSKNQWETLVKPGKKAKIGDTIVFGDGVLKAKVVGMGQEGSRIVDFEYEGIFEELLDELGTMPLPPYIKESLSDQERYQTVYSKHEGSAAAPTAGLHFTNELLEKIKEKGIKIAYITLHVGLGTFRPVKSDDILDHKMHSEFYMVSKETAEIINSTKAKGGRVISVGTTSTRTLESIADEKGMIHEGQGWTDIFIYPGYKFKIIDGLITNFHLPESTLIMLVSAFSSRAFTLNAYEEAIKNNYRFFSFGDAMFII is encoded by the coding sequence ATGAAAAAGAGTGATTTTTATTTTGATTTACCAGAAGAACTAATTGCACAAACACCTCTAGAAAATAGAGCTGAATCAAAGCTTATGACTTTAAATAAAAATACAGGAGAAATAGAACATAAACGATTCAAAAATATTATAGAATATTTAAATCCTGGAGATTGTTTAGTACTTAATAATACAAGGGTATTGCCTGCTAGACTTTTTGGGTGTAAAGAAAATACAGGTGGGAAGGTAGAATTTCTTTTATTAAAGAGAACTAGTAAGAATCAATGGGAAACCTTAGTGAAACCTGGAAAAAAAGCAAAAATAGGAGATACGATTGTATTTGGTGATGGGGTGTTAAAAGCAAAAGTTGTTGGAATGGGACAAGAAGGTTCAAGAATTGTAGATTTTGAATATGAGGGTATATTTGAAGAACTTTTAGATGAGCTTGGAACAATGCCTCTACCACCATACATAAAGGAAAGTTTAAGTGATCAAGAAAGATATCAAACCGTTTATTCAAAACATGAAGGTTCTGCTGCAGCACCTACTGCGGGACTTCATTTTACAAATGAATTGCTTGAAAAAATTAAAGAAAAAGGAATTAAAATAGCGTATATCACATTACATGTGGGACTCGGAACTTTTAGACCTGTGAAAAGTGATGATATATTAGACCATAAAATGCATTCAGAGTTTTATATGGTTAGCAAAGAAACAGCAGAAATAATCAATAGTACAAAAGCTAAGGGCGGAAGAGTTATTTCTGTAGGAACTACTTCTACTAGAACATTAGAAAGCATTGCTGATGAAAAAGGAATGATTCATGAAGGACAAGGATGGACAGATATTTTTATTTATCCAGGATATAAATTTAAAATAATTGATGGACTCATTACGAATTTTCATCTTCCTGAATCTACATTGATTATGTTAGTGAGTGCTTTTAGCAGTAGAGCATTTACCCTGAATGCTTATGAAGAAGCCATAAAAAATAACTATAGATTTTTTAGCTTTGGAGATGCAATGTTTATTATTTAG
- a CDS encoding SpoIID/LytB domain-containing protein produces MINFQKLLIKITFAMMMLMIIPISVDAYGYDRLDQIKIGIRFGENATPLVSMGSSDGLEFGYYEASQFVSMISFFDNKEMIVRKDGNFIRVNESFMEYDFTNQIDSYNTNVQGPIHIQIGNELSSKEEAEAFLHSLPELKDDPYLVYEDGWRVWIGLCTSFSDAENLFENIKVLLPNTDLRIISKDDQRIQVLNKYGKVLFMYKNGNVDYQFRPFSGILQLDGKTFRGSIMIKRYSDSDLTVINQLGVEEYLYGVVPKEMAGNWPIEAQKAQAVAARSYAALNINKHKNYGFDLCSATHCQVYGGYSSENPRTKIAVDETRGKVMTYNGKVVTAFYHSNSGGRTEDSENIWSNPLGYIRGVDDPYSIGLPNAQWTKVYTKQQIEDLLNAKGMFVGNVTNIIAKERSRNGRVLKLEVQGTNGNQILQKGQIRSVFGYTNLKSTWFDIMADGKVTGTDLSDLNNTSKEISTENKYVLTAEGLKETTAQNQYIDNGEEKKRININDKYVLTAEGLEKIKFKEQSISNPQKDEFTVPNISKDQYVFVGKGYGHGAGMSQWGAKKMAEQGFTYEQILSHYYTGIRIE; encoded by the coding sequence ATGATAAACTTCCAAAAATTATTGATTAAAATAACTTTTGCAATGATGATGTTAATGATTATTCCTATTTCTGTAGATGCTTATGGTTATGATAGGTTAGATCAAATTAAAATAGGTATACGATTTGGTGAAAATGCAACCCCTTTAGTGTCTATGGGTTCTTCTGATGGTTTAGAGTTTGGATATTATGAGGCATCACAATTTGTAAGTATGATAAGTTTTTTTGATAATAAGGAAATGATTGTAAGAAAAGATGGGAATTTTATTCGTGTAAATGAAAGCTTTATGGAATATGATTTTACCAATCAAATAGATAGCTATAATACAAATGTTCAAGGGCCAATTCATATTCAAATTGGAAATGAACTTAGCAGCAAAGAAGAAGCAGAGGCATTTTTGCATTCATTACCAGAACTGAAAGATGATCCATATCTTGTCTATGAGGATGGTTGGAGAGTTTGGATAGGACTATGTACTAGCTTTTCAGATGCAGAAAACCTATTTGAAAATATAAAAGTATTATTACCAAATACTGATTTAAGGATTATCTCTAAAGATGATCAAAGAATTCAAGTATTGAATAAATATGGAAAAGTCTTATTTATGTATAAAAATGGGAATGTCGACTATCAGTTTAGACCCTTTTCTGGAATTCTTCAGCTAGATGGGAAAACATTCAGAGGAAGTATAATGATAAAAAGGTATTCTGATAGTGATTTAACTGTTATTAATCAACTAGGAGTAGAGGAATATCTTTATGGGGTAGTACCAAAGGAAATGGCAGGGAACTGGCCTATAGAAGCTCAAAAAGCGCAGGCTGTTGCTGCTAGGAGTTATGCTGCTCTTAATATAAATAAACATAAAAATTATGGGTTTGATTTATGCTCAGCTACACATTGCCAAGTGTATGGAGGATATAGTAGTGAAAATCCAAGAACGAAAATAGCAGTTGATGAAACAAGAGGAAAGGTTATGACTTATAATGGAAAAGTTGTAACAGCATTTTATCATTCTAATAGTGGGGGACGTACTGAGGATAGCGAAAATATTTGGTCAAATCCACTGGGGTACATAAGAGGAGTAGATGATCCATATTCCATTGGATTACCAAATGCTCAGTGGACGAAAGTTTATACGAAACAACAAATTGAAGATCTTTTAAACGCTAAGGGAATGTTTGTAGGGAATGTTACAAATATTATTGCCAAAGAGCGTTCAAGAAATGGAAGGGTTTTAAAATTAGAGGTTCAAGGAACTAATGGAAATCAAATTTTACAAAAAGGACAGATTAGGAGTGTCTTTGGGTATACTAACCTTAAAAGTACATGGTTTGATATAATGGCTGATGGAAAAGTAACAGGGACAGACTTATCTGATTTAAATAATACCTCTAAAGAAATAAGTACTGAAAATAAATATGTTCTTACAGCTGAGGGCCTTAAAGAGACAACAGCTCAAAATCAATATATAGATAATGGAGAGGAGAAAAAACGAATAAACATTAATGATAAATATGTTCTTACAGCTGAAGGGCTTGAAAAAATAAAGTTCAAAGAGCAATCTATAAGTAATCCACAAAAAGATGAATTTACTGTTCCAAACATTTCAAAAGACCAATATGTATTTGTAGGAAAAGGCTATGGACATGGTGCAGGAATGAGCCAGTGGGGTGCTAAAAAGATGGCAGAACAAGGATTTACCTATGAACAAATTTTATCACACTATTATACAGGAATTAGAATAGAGTAA
- the ruvB gene encoding Holliday junction branch migration DNA helicase RuvB, with protein sequence MEENRIITTSLRDEDYEVETNLRPKQLKDYIGQHKAKEKLKIFIDAAKMRGESLDHVLLYGPPGLGKTTLSGIIANELGANIRITSGPAIERPGDLAAILTNLNENDVLFIDEIHRLNRSVEEILYPAMEDYALDIIIGKGPSAKSIRIDLARFTLIGATTRAGLLTSPLRDRFGVICKLELYDKEDLMNIVIRSSSILGVEIQEKAAIEIARRSRGTPRIANRLLKRVRDFAQVKGNGMITVEIAKSALELLEVDPIGLDHVDRNILFTIIEKFGGGPVGLDTLSASTGEERNTIEDVYEPYLLQLGFIQRTPKGRIVTKLGYEHLGLPIED encoded by the coding sequence ATGGAGGAGAATAGAATTATAACTACTTCTCTCAGAGATGAAGATTATGAAGTGGAAACGAATTTAAGACCAAAGCAGCTAAAAGATTATATTGGACAGCATAAAGCAAAAGAAAAATTGAAAATTTTTATAGATGCTGCTAAAATGAGAGGCGAGTCATTAGATCATGTATTATTATATGGTCCACCTGGACTTGGGAAAACTACTTTATCGGGTATTATTGCCAATGAATTAGGGGCTAATATTCGCATTACATCAGGACCTGCTATTGAAAGACCGGGAGATTTAGCAGCCATACTTACGAACCTTAATGAAAATGATGTGTTATTTATAGATGAGATTCATAGATTAAACAGGAGTGTAGAAGAAATATTATATCCTGCTATGGAAGATTATGCGTTAGACATTATTATTGGAAAAGGGCCTAGTGCTAAATCTATAAGAATAGATTTAGCAAGATTTACTTTGATTGGTGCTACTACAAGGGCAGGGCTATTGACATCTCCTCTAAGAGATCGTTTTGGTGTTATTTGCAAACTTGAATTGTATGATAAAGAAGACTTAATGAATATTGTTATAAGGTCTTCTAGTATATTAGGGGTAGAAATCCAAGAAAAAGCTGCAATAGAGATTGCAAGAAGATCTAGGGGAACACCTCGTATTGCTAATAGACTTTTAAAAAGAGTAAGAGATTTTGCTCAAGTAAAGGGAAATGGTATGATTACTGTTGAAATTGCTAAAAGTGCTTTAGAACTTTTAGAGGTAGATCCAATAGGTCTTGATCATGTGGATAGAAATATACTCTTTACAATTATAGAGAAGTTTGGTGGAGGACCTGTGGGATTAGATACGCTATCAGCTTCAACAGGAGAAGAGCGGAATACCATAGAGGATGTATATGAACCTTATCTCCTTCAATTAGGATTTATTCAAAGAACGCCAAAGGGAAGAATTGTGACTAAATTAGGATATGAGCATTTAGGATTACCTATAGAGGACTAA
- the ruvA gene encoding Holliday junction branch migration protein RuvA yields the protein MYEYIKGRLEFIGEDYVVIDNRDIGYKIYTSGESIAHLKTELEKVIVYTQLIVRDDDMSIFGFATKEELKMFQLLTTVTGIGPKVGLGILSSIPMNQLIGIIISEDIQGLTKAQGVGKKTAQRIILELKEKVDHKLAMFEPTLIPKVETVDGDKEEAVSALVALGYTKVEANKAVDYVKDSCKNVEEMIKKALKFLSK from the coding sequence ATGTATGAATACATAAAGGGACGTTTAGAATTTATTGGTGAGGATTATGTAGTCATTGATAATAGGGATATTGGATATAAGATCTATACTTCAGGCGAATCTATTGCTCATTTAAAAACAGAACTTGAAAAAGTGATTGTATATACACAGTTGATTGTTAGAGATGATGATATGAGTATTTTTGGATTTGCTACAAAGGAAGAGTTAAAAATGTTTCAATTACTGACTACTGTAACAGGAATTGGACCAAAAGTAGGATTAGGTATATTATCTTCTATTCCAATGAATCAATTAATTGGTATTATTATTTCAGAAGATATTCAGGGGCTTACAAAAGCCCAAGGGGTAGGGAAGAAGACTGCCCAGAGAATTATTTTAGAATTGAAAGAAAAGGTAGATCATAAGCTCGCGATGTTTGAACCAACCCTCATTCCGAAGGTTGAAACAGTAGATGGTGATAAAGAGGAAGCTGTGAGTGCTTTAGTTGCTTTGGGATATACAAAGGTAGAAGCAAATAAAGCAGTTGATTATGTAAAAGATTCTTGCAAAAATGTTGAAGAAATGATTAAAAAAGCATTAAAATTTCTTTCAAAGTAA
- a CDS encoding BofC C-terminal domain-containing protein, translated as MWRRRRRKKGKLLMGCLVLLLIGFAYGYITNDIKVPEKIGNQNKDKPNIGEITVKLPNNKKPKESNENVEKKNTIEDRIPIVVNENVATDDTQIVFNTYYKKTSDVVKKESKIPSELVGRNLDELRVYFNEKYRNWDVRECNKDKVELYQVTDQIPPNFYIAKEHNGCIAIFQVNDKGEYILIEETQIPTTSLSSMDLQYVKNGIVKKNRDEINQILEDYSS; from the coding sequence ATGTGGAGACGAAGACGCCGAAAAAAAGGAAAGTTATTGATGGGGTGTTTGGTGCTACTTTTAATAGGATTCGCATATGGATATATTACAAATGATATAAAAGTACCAGAGAAGATAGGAAATCAAAACAAAGATAAGCCTAATATAGGTGAGATTACTGTAAAGTTACCCAATAATAAAAAACCAAAAGAATCCAATGAAAATGTAGAGAAAAAAAACACTATAGAGGATAGGATTCCTATTGTTGTTAATGAAAATGTTGCAACAGACGATACGCAAATTGTATTTAATACTTATTATAAAAAGACTAGCGATGTGGTAAAAAAGGAAAGTAAGATTCCTAGTGAATTAGTAGGTAGAAATTTGGATGAATTAAGAGTTTATTTTAATGAAAAATATAGAAACTGGGATGTAAGGGAATGCAATAAAGATAAAGTAGAGCTGTATCAGGTAACAGATCAAATTCCACCCAATTTCTATATCGCTAAGGAGCATAATGGGTGTATAGCTATTTTTCAAGTAAATGACAAAGGAGAATATATTTTAATAGAAGAAACACAAATTCCTACTACTTCATTAAGTAGTATGGATCTACAATATGTTAAGAATGGAATTGTTAAAAAGAATAGAGACGAAATCAATCAGATATTAGAAGATTATAGTAGTTAA
- a CDS encoding DUF4062 domain-containing protein, translated as MDKRYQVFISSTFTDLKEERKAIIESLLNAKYIPAGMEMFSASNDEQFKYIKKIIDTCDYYILIVGARYGTINPTTGISFTEQEYNYAVSKNIPVLAFLHDDPNNLSVEKRDDDKKEVLETFRAKVSNNRLCRMWNNINDLVTSVIISLTEETSENPQLGWTRGSSYDTTELLSQINELRLKNEKLEKKILQLRATNEANSNKVENLACGNDTYIIKGQVFKPSTSAYSRSTYVSYEAELTWDNIFSCVGPYLVSFKNYTTFGKNLKTGINSAYNKNFSSLNDDCVQTIKVQLNALGLIDVTEAKATGGGIIEFIGLMQKGKDYLLYIKSIKNKVE; from the coding sequence ATGGATAAGCGTTATCAAGTATTTATTAGTTCAACATTTACAGATCTAAAAGAAGAACGAAAGGCTATCATAGAATCGCTTTTAAATGCCAAATATATACCTGCTGGTATGGAGATGTTTTCTGCATCTAATGATGAGCAGTTTAAATATATAAAAAAAATAATTGATACATGTGATTACTATATTTTAATAGTTGGAGCACGGTATGGTACCATCAATCCAACTACGGGTATAAGTTTTACCGAACAAGAATATAACTATGCAGTTTCTAAAAACATTCCTGTTTTAGCTTTTTTACACGATGATCCAAATAATTTGTCCGTTGAAAAGAGAGATGATGATAAAAAAGAGGTGCTGGAGACATTCCGAGCTAAAGTGTCTAACAATAGGTTATGTAGGATGTGGAATAACATAAATGACCTTGTAACATCGGTGATAATAAGTTTAACTGAAGAAACATCAGAAAACCCACAATTAGGATGGACAAGGGGGAGTTCTTACGATACAACTGAACTTTTGTCACAAATTAACGAGTTAAGATTGAAAAATGAAAAATTAGAAAAGAAAATTTTACAGTTGAGAGCAACAAATGAGGCAAACTCTAATAAAGTAGAAAACCTAGCTTGTGGAAACGATACTTATATAATTAAGGGACAAGTATTCAAACCATCAACCTCCGCCTATAGTAGAAGCACATATGTTTCTTATGAAGCTGAGTTGACATGGGATAACATATTTTCATGTGTAGGACCATATCTGGTTTCATTTAAAAACTATACTACGTTTGGTAAAAATTTAAAAACAGGAATAAATTCTGCATATAATAAGAATTTCTCTAGTTTGAATGACGATTGTGTTCAAACCATAAAAGTCCAGCTTAACGCATTGGGTTTGATAGATGTAACGGAAGCCAAAGCTACGGGAGGAGGAATTATAGAATTTATTGGATTAATGCAGAAGGGGAAAGACTATTTGCTATATATTAAGTCTATTAAAAATAAGGTTGAGTAG
- the galT gene encoding UDP-glucose--hexose-1-phosphate uridylyltransferase produces the protein MAINIYLEIERLVQYAKDKSLIKKEDYIYAKNRVLEALGLDDYEEIEVEKETLTSPVEILDNILNWAYENDRLEHNTPIYRDLLDTKIMNCFMPRPSEVIRVFYEDYEEDPKKATDYYYEMSKNSNYIRTDRIAKNKVWKTKTIYGDLDITINLSKPEKDPKAIEKAKNIKKTSYPKCLLCKENEGYAGRINHPARQNHRIIPIELKNEPWFFQYSPYVYYNEHSIIFKDKHEPMKITKETFDRLLEFVEKFPHYFIGSNADLPIVGGSILSHDHFQGGNYEFSMAKAPIEKSFTFHQSPNIEGGIVKWPMSVIRLRGENREEISKLAGIILKKWKNYTDEEAEIRAYTNEIPHNTITPIARRREHYFELDLVLRNNRTSKEHPLGIFHPHNQVHHIKKENIGLIEVMGLAVLPPRLKEELEKLAKYLLNENLPIEKEEILQKHLEWFHYLKEKYPKMNEKEVHDILKEEVGKKFMTVLEHAGVFKRDIKGQQAFMKFLKKINNPIHKLQRG, from the coding sequence ATGGCCATTAATATTTATTTAGAAATAGAACGATTGGTTCAGTACGCAAAGGATAAAAGTTTAATTAAAAAAGAAGATTACATATATGCTAAAAATAGAGTTTTAGAGGCACTAGGATTAGATGATTATGAGGAAATTGAAGTTGAAAAGGAAACATTGACATCTCCTGTAGAAATTTTAGATAATATTTTAAACTGGGCTTATGAAAATGATCGATTAGAACATAATACCCCTATTTACAGAGACCTTTTAGATACAAAAATAATGAATTGCTTTATGCCAAGACCTTCTGAAGTTATCAGAGTGTTTTATGAAGATTATGAAGAAGATCCTAAAAAAGCTACAGATTATTACTATGAAATGAGCAAAAACTCAAATTATATTCGAACAGATAGAATTGCAAAAAACAAGGTTTGGAAAACAAAAACAATTTATGGAGACCTTGATATAACCATTAATCTTTCTAAACCAGAAAAAGATCCTAAAGCCATTGAAAAAGCAAAAAATATAAAGAAAACGTCATATCCTAAGTGCTTACTATGCAAAGAAAATGAAGGATATGCGGGTAGAATTAATCACCCAGCAAGACAAAATCATAGAATTATACCTATAGAATTAAAGAATGAACCATGGTTTTTCCAATACTCACCTTATGTTTATTACAATGAACATAGCATTATTTTTAAAGATAAACATGAACCCATGAAAATAACAAAAGAGACTTTTGATAGATTATTAGAGTTTGTAGAAAAATTTCCTCACTATTTCATTGGTTCTAATGCAGATTTACCCATAGTAGGAGGATCTATTCTTTCTCATGATCATTTTCAAGGTGGAAATTATGAATTCTCTATGGCTAAAGCACCTATAGAAAAAAGTTTTACTTTTCATCAATCTCCCAACATTGAAGGTGGAATTGTGAAATGGCCCATGTCTGTTATTCGATTAAGAGGAGAAAATAGAGAGGAAATTTCCAAATTAGCAGGAATTATTTTAAAAAAGTGGAAAAATTATACGGATGAAGAAGCTGAAATAAGAGCATACACTAATGAGATACCCCATAATACCATAACACCTATTGCAAGAAGAAGAGAACACTACTTTGAATTAGATTTGGTTCTTAGAAACAATAGAACCAGCAAAGAACATCCTTTAGGAATTTTTCATCCCCATAATCAAGTTCATCACATTAAAAAAGAAAATATCGGTCTTATAGAGGTGATGGGATTAGCTGTATTACCTCCTAGATTAAAAGAGGAATTAGAAAAGTTAGCAAAATATCTATTAAATGAAAATTTGCCTATTGAGAAAGAAGAAATCTTACAAAAACATTTAGAATGGTTTCATTATTTAAAAGAAAAGTATCCTAAGATGAACGAAAAGGAAGTTCATGACATATTAAAAGAAGAAGTAGGCAAAAAATTCATGACCGTTCTTGAACATGCAGGTGTATTTAAGAGAGATATAAAAGGACAACAAGCTTTCATGAAATTCTTAAAAAAGATCAATAATCCAATTCATAAATTGCAAAGGGGATGA